A DNA window from Brassica napus cultivar Da-Ae chromosome A4, Da-Ae, whole genome shotgun sequence contains the following coding sequences:
- the LOC125608205 gene encoding uncharacterized protein LOC125608205, whose product MANMEKLQFPALDITGTNYISWVTNVELHLESLGLSETVKEINTSTPQEKAKSVIFLRRHLDESIIYDYANMRDPKELWKSLKDRFDHQKDITLPLARDEWQSLRFQDFDKVMNYNSAVLGIVAKLRYCGETITESQMLEKTYTTFHKSHITLQQQYRLRGYTKFSELIVALLIAEKNNELLIKNHMTRPTGSKPFPEANALDAKKPVKENKAYWGRGRGRQNYRGRGRKYNPQDRKSFQWVRSEQTPKGKEHQGNTSQKREEACFRCGTKGHWSRLCRTPAHLCALYKESVKGKEKEVNFAEHSEGTTHLDASDFVNDFEETAIPEA is encoded by the coding sequence ATGGCAAACATGGAGAAGCTCCAATTCCCCGCTCTAGACATCACCGGCACCAACTACATTTCATGGGTTACAAATGTCGAACTTCATCTTGAATCTCTTGGTCTATCCGAGACCGTTAAAGAGATTAATACTTCAACGCCTCAAGAAAAGGCTAAATCGGTGATCTTCCTTAGAAGACACCTTGATGAAAGTATTATTTATGACTATGCCAACATGAGAGATCCTAAAGAGCTATGGAAGTCTCTGAAAGATCGTTTTGATCATCAGAAAGACATAACACTTCCACTTGCTCGGGATGAATGGCAGAGTCTGAGATTTCAAGATTTCGACAAAGTGATGAATTACAACTCGGCTGTGTTAGGGATTGTGGCCAAATTGAGATATTGTGGTGAAACAATCACCGAATCTCAAATGCTTGAGAAGACATACACCACATTCCATAAGAGCCACATCACCCTACAACAACAGTACAGGTTGCGGGGATATACCAAATTTTCAGAATTAATTGTGGCGCTTCTCATAGCAGAAAAAAACAACGAGCTTCTGATCAAGAATCACATGACTCGTCCAACTGGTTCAAAACCGTTTCCTGAAGCAAACGCGTTAGATGCAAAGAAACCAGTCAAGGAAAATAAAGCCTATTGGGGTCGCGGTCGTGGTCGTCAAAACTACCGTGGACGTGGACGAAAGTACAATCCACAAGATAGGAAGTCATTCCAGTGGGTCCGCTCTGAGCAAACCCCTAAGGGAAAAGAACACCAAGGAAATACCTCCCAGAAGCGAGAAGAAGCTTGTTTCAGATGCGGTACTAAGGGACATTGGTCTCGTTTATGTCGTACCCCTGCACACCTTTGCGCTCTATACAAAGAGTCCgtcaaaggaaaagaaaaggaagtAAACTTTGCGGAACATTCTGAGGGTACAACGCACCTCGATGCGTCTGACTTTGTGAATGATTTCGAGGAGACCGCTATCCCGGAAGCCTAA